In Chryseobacterium turcicum, a single window of DNA contains:
- a CDS encoding DMT family transporter: MNWIILIIAGLFEVAFASCLGKVKETTGNEMYWWFGGFLVCLIISMLLLIKATETLPIGTAYAVWTGIGAVGTALVGILVFKDPASFWRIFFISTLIGSVIGLKAVSH; encoded by the coding sequence ATGAACTGGATTATTTTAATCATTGCAGGATTATTTGAGGTGGCTTTTGCATCATGCCTCGGAAAAGTAAAAGAAACAACCGGAAACGAAATGTATTGGTGGTTTGGAGGATTTTTGGTTTGTCTCATCATCAGTATGCTTTTGCTTATCAAAGCTACAGAAACATTACCTATCGGAACCGCTTATGCAGTCTGGACCGGAATTGGCGCTGTAGGAACCGCTTTGGTAGGGATTTTAGTATTTAAAGACCCTGCAAGTTTCTGGAGGATATTCTTCATTTCTACATTAATTGGTTCTGTAATTGGTTTGAAAGCTGTTTCTCATTAA
- a CDS encoding class I SAM-dependent methyltransferase translates to MKKLTKFLLNKIPRPILIKMSIWARPLIYQFFKGDKFYDPIDGKSYRKFLPYGYGKQRENALSPGTLSLERHRQMYLYLQNETDFFIKNYKVLHIAPEQEFLRKFKRMSNLNYISADLYSPIVDVKADILDLPFENESFDIIFCNHVLEHIQDDAKAMSELYRVMKPGGWGILQVPMKNSLEKTYEDFTITDPKERQKHFGQYDHVRWYGMDYFDRLKDAGFEVEANFYSQQFSNSEIKKYGLRLNEILPIVLKK, encoded by the coding sequence ATGAAAAAGCTGACTAAGTTTTTATTAAATAAAATCCCTCGTCCTATACTTATTAAGATGAGTATTTGGGCGCGTCCGTTGATTTATCAATTTTTCAAAGGTGATAAGTTTTACGATCCTATCGATGGTAAATCTTATCGTAAATTTCTTCCTTACGGTTACGGAAAGCAAAGAGAAAACGCTTTGTCTCCGGGAACGTTAAGTCTAGAAAGACACCGTCAAATGTATCTTTATCTTCAAAATGAAACCGATTTTTTCATTAAAAACTATAAAGTTCTTCATATTGCTCCCGAACAGGAATTTTTGAGAAAATTTAAAAGAATGAGCAATCTCAACTATATTTCTGCCGATTTATATTCGCCGATTGTAGATGTGAAAGCAGATATTTTAGATTTACCTTTTGAAAATGAAAGTTTTGACATTATCTTCTGTAATCATGTTTTAGAGCATATTCAGGATGATGCAAAAGCGATGAGCGAGCTATATAGAGTGATGAAACCCGGAGGTTGGGGTATTTTGCAGGTTCCTATGAAAAATTCTTTGGAGAAAACCTATGAAGATTTCACCATTACCGACCCGAAAGAACGCCAAAAACACTTCGGTCAATACGATCACGTTCGTTGGTATGGTATGGATTATTTTGACCGACTTAAAGATGCCGGTTTTGAAGTGGAAGCTAATTTTTACTCACAACAGTTTTCTAATTCAGAAATAAAAAAATATGGTTTAAGACTCAACGAAATTTTACCCATCGTTTTAAAGAAATAA
- a CDS encoding Crp/Fnr family transcriptional regulator, which translates to MNIKEIIDTIYPLPKASNESLIQHISEVSYPKGFCLMEANKVIPYLYFLKKGIVRAYASTENNDITFWFGTEGETIVSMKSYVDEKPGYENIELLEDCEFYRLETSKLKTLYNEDIHIANWGRKFAEHELVKTEELIISRQYKTAMERYKDLLKEKPYLLQRVQLGYIASYLGISQVSLSRIRAEIKHY; encoded by the coding sequence ATGAATATTAAAGAAATTATTGATACGATATATCCTCTTCCGAAAGCTTCTAATGAAAGCTTAATACAGCATATTTCTGAAGTAAGCTATCCTAAAGGATTTTGCCTGATGGAAGCCAATAAAGTGATTCCTTACCTCTATTTTTTAAAGAAAGGAATCGTGCGCGCCTATGCTTCTACAGAAAATAACGACATCACTTTTTGGTTTGGAACTGAAGGCGAAACCATTGTTTCGATGAAAAGTTATGTCGATGAAAAACCGGGCTATGAAAATATAGAACTTTTGGAAGACTGCGAATTTTACAGATTGGAAACCAGTAAGCTTAAAACGCTTTATAATGAAGACATTCACATTGCAAATTGGGGTCGGAAATTTGCAGAACACGAGCTTGTAAAAACTGAAGAATTAATCATTTCCAGGCAATATAAAACTGCAATGGAAAGGTATAAAGACTTGCTAAAAGAAAAACCTTATCTGCTGCAGCGAGTTCAGCTTGGTTATATTGCTTCTTATTTGGGAATTTCTCAGGTAAGTTTGAGTAGAATTCGAGCAGAAATTAAGCATTATTAA
- a CDS encoding T9SS type A sorting domain-containing protein: protein MKTKLFFLFISCSLFGQNAELFNNNWYISQITIANQTVNSPIMELPIASSLFQNNGSSGYSFVSSYYNSAGSSITFNTVTDSFTRHGTAVTLLVYNGTNAAAAQSYDQKNWEFYFNAPVGNIYNYQIMNSGSSKTLTITNATTGDKIVYNNSFLGTKESALKKKARIFPNPTSDFLIVEDVEKNLNVKIFDLSGKVLYETLSSGKELKINTTDFQKGQYILSIENFKPEFFIKK from the coding sequence ATGAAAACAAAATTATTCTTTCTATTCATCAGTTGCTCTTTGTTTGGGCAAAATGCTGAGCTTTTTAATAATAATTGGTACATTTCACAAATAACAATTGCCAATCAGACGGTTAATAGTCCGATAATGGAATTGCCGATTGCATCTTCTCTTTTCCAAAATAATGGAAGCAGTGGCTATAGTTTTGTTTCTTCGTACTATAATTCTGCAGGTTCGAGCATTACGTTTAATACAGTTACAGACAGTTTTACCCGACATGGAACAGCAGTAACATTATTAGTATACAATGGTACAAATGCTGCTGCAGCGCAGAGTTATGATCAAAAAAATTGGGAATTTTATTTTAATGCACCTGTAGGAAACATTTACAATTATCAGATTATGAATAGTGGCAGTTCAAAAACACTCACTATAACAAATGCGACCACAGGAGATAAAATAGTATATAACAATTCATTTCTTGGGACAAAAGAAAGCGCTCTTAAGAAAAAAGCTAGAATATTTCCGAATCCGACGAGTGACTTTTTAATTGTGGAAGATGTAGAAAAGAATTTAAATGTTAAGATTTTTGATTTATCTGGTAAGGTGTTGTATGAAACATTATCTTCAGGTAAAGAATTAAAAATCAATACTACAGATTTTCAAAAAGGTCAATATATTTTAAGTATCGAAAACTTTAAACCTGAATTTTTTATTAAGAAATAA